The Patagioenas fasciata isolate bPatFas1 chromosome 3, bPatFas1.hap1, whole genome shotgun sequence genome contains a region encoding:
- the KRTCAP3 gene encoding keratinocyte-associated protein 3 encodes MAGGRGAAGALAEPRRLMRCGLGLIVLGHGSLVLGAIVHGSVLRHVAGARRAVTPEYAVANVVSVGSGLLSIAVGIVAILVSHNLSRAALHWTLLGASLLNCLLSAACSVGLALAVALTVHSRGTHLVRGCNSAALPADARTAIATNDCPFNTTRIYDTALALWFPSMLLAVAEAVLSGRCCLVALILRGVGPCARSGDKEQLAGPSAAQEGPRELQQLLPGRADTRV; translated from the exons ATggccggggggcgcggggccgcgggGGCGCTGGCGGAGCCGCGGCGGCTGATGCGCTGCGGGCTGGGGCTGATCGTGCTGGGCCACGGCAGCCTGGTGCTGGGCGCCATCGTGCACGGCTCGGTGCTGCGGCACGTGGCCGGCGCCCGCCGCGCCGTCACCCCCGAGTACGCGGTGGCCAACGTGGTGTCCGTGGGCTCGGGGCTGCTG AGCATCGCCGTGGGCATCGTCGCCATCCTGGTGTCGCACAACCTGTCCCGGGCAGCCCTG CACTGGACCCTGCTGGGCGCCTCCCTGCTGAACTGCCTGCTGTCCGCAGCGTGCAGCGTGGGGCTGGCGCTGGCCGTCGCGCTCACCGTGCACAGCCGGGGCACGCACCTCGTCAGGGGCTGCAACAGCGCCGCGCTGCCCGCAGACGCCCGCACGGCCATAGCGACCAACGACTGTCCTTTCAACACCACCCGCATCTAT GACACGGCTCTGGCGCTCTGGTTCCCCTCCATGCTGCTGGCGGTCGCCGAGGCTGTGCTGTCGGGCAGGTGCTGCCTGGTGGCCCTGATCTTGCGGGGCGTCGGGCCCTGCGCGCGCAGCGGTGACAAAGAGCAG CTGGCCGGGCCGAGCGCAGCGCAGGAGGGGCcgcgggagctgcagcagctcctgcccgggCGCGCCGACACTCGCGTGTAG